One Streptomyces sp. L2 genomic window carries:
- a CDS encoding LLM class flavin-dependent oxidoreductase, which yields MQFGIFTVGDVTPDPTTGRTPTEHERIKAMVAIALKAEEVGLDVFATGEHHNPPFVPSSPTTMLGYIAARTERLVLSTSTTLITTNDPVKIAEDFAMLQHLADGRVDLMMGRGNTGPVYPWFGKDIRQGIDLAIENYALLHRLWREDVVTWEGKFRTPLQSFTATPRPLDGVPPFVWHGSIRSPEIAEQAAYYGDGFFHNNIFWPADHTKRMVELYRTRYAHYGHGTPEQAIVGLGGQVFMRKNSQDAVREFRPYFDVAPVYGHGPSLEDFTEQTPLTVGSPQQVIEKTLSFRSYAGDYQRQLFLMDHAGLPLKTVLEQLDLLGEEVVPVLREEFAAGRPAGVPDAPTHAARTASAAQEVSTV from the coding sequence ATGCAGTTCGGGATCTTCACGGTCGGCGACGTCACGCCGGACCCCACCACGGGCCGTACCCCGACCGAACACGAGCGGATCAAGGCCATGGTCGCCATCGCGCTCAAGGCCGAGGAGGTCGGCCTCGACGTCTTCGCCACCGGCGAGCACCACAACCCGCCGTTCGTGCCGTCGTCCCCGACCACCATGCTCGGCTACATAGCCGCCCGCACCGAGCGGCTGGTCCTCTCCACCTCCACCACCCTGATCACCACGAACGACCCGGTGAAGATCGCCGAGGACTTCGCGATGCTCCAGCACCTCGCCGACGGCCGGGTCGACCTCATGATGGGCCGCGGCAACACCGGCCCGGTCTACCCCTGGTTCGGCAAGGACATCCGCCAGGGCATCGACCTCGCCATCGAGAACTACGCCCTGCTGCACCGCCTGTGGCGCGAGGACGTCGTCACCTGGGAGGGCAAGTTCCGCACCCCGCTGCAGAGCTTCACCGCCACGCCCCGCCCGCTGGACGGCGTACCGCCGTTCGTCTGGCACGGCTCCATCCGCTCCCCCGAGATCGCCGAACAGGCCGCCTACTACGGCGACGGCTTCTTCCACAACAACATCTTCTGGCCCGCCGACCACACCAAGCGCATGGTCGAGCTGTACCGCACCCGCTACGCCCACTACGGGCACGGCACCCCCGAGCAGGCGATCGTCGGCCTCGGCGGCCAGGTGTTCATGCGGAAGAACTCCCAGGACGCGGTCCGCGAGTTCCGCCCCTACTTCGACGTCGCCCCGGTCTACGGCCACGGCCCCTCCCTGGAGGACTTCACCGAGCAGACCCCGCTCACCGTCGGCTCCCCGCAGCAGGTGATCGAGAAGACCCTGTCCTTCCGCAGTTACGCCGGCGACTACCAGCGCCAGCTGTTCCTGATGGACCACGCCGGACTGCCCCTGAAGACCGTGCTGGAGCAGCTCGACCTGCTCGGCGAGGAGGTCGTCCCGGTCCTGCGCGAGGAGTTCGCCGCCGGCCGCCCCGCCGGTGTCCCGGACGCCCCCACCCACGCCGCCCGCACCGCTTCCGCCGCCCAGGAGGTGAGCACCGTATGA
- a CDS encoding FMN reductase produces MNLVVVSAGLSVPSSTRLLADRLAAAVDRHVPAPARVQVIELRDLAVEIAHAFTNGFPGPALTAAQEAVTAADGLIVVTPVFTASYSGLFKSFFDVLDPDALAGKPVLVAATGGTARHSLVLEHALRPLFAYLKAVVVPTAVYAASEDWGAEGLADRIERAAGELATLMAGLSAAGPEPEGAPAPDEPGLVPFAEHLARLSAA; encoded by the coding sequence ATGAACCTCGTCGTCGTCTCCGCGGGGCTGAGCGTGCCGTCCTCCACCCGGCTGCTGGCCGACCGGCTGGCCGCCGCCGTGGACCGGCACGTCCCGGCCCCCGCCCGGGTCCAGGTGATCGAGCTGCGCGACCTCGCCGTGGAGATCGCGCACGCCTTCACCAACGGCTTCCCCGGCCCGGCCCTGACCGCCGCGCAGGAAGCGGTGACGGCGGCCGACGGGCTGATCGTCGTCACCCCCGTCTTCACCGCCTCCTACAGCGGCCTGTTCAAGTCGTTCTTCGACGTCCTCGACCCGGACGCCCTCGCGGGCAAGCCGGTCCTCGTCGCCGCGACCGGCGGCACCGCCCGGCACTCCCTCGTCCTCGAACACGCCCTGCGCCCGCTCTTCGCCTACCTCAAGGCCGTCGTCGTGCCCACGGCCGTGTACGCCGCCTCGGAGGACTGGGGCGCTGAGGGCCTCGCCGACCGGATCGAACGGGCGGCCGGCGAGCTGGCCACGCTGATGGCGGGCCTGTCGGCGGCGGGGCCGGAGCCGGAGGGCGCTCCCGCACCCGATGAGCCCGGCCTGGTCCCCTTCGCCGAACACCTGGCCCGGCTCAGCGCCGCCTGA
- a CDS encoding response regulator transcription factor, which translates to MPQNVLLAEDDRAIRHALERALTLEGYEVTAVADGVEALAQAHRTPPDVLVLDVMMPGIDGLQVCRVLRAEGNRTPILMLTALVETADRIAGLDAGADDYVLKPFDVEEVFARLRALLRRTSPVTAGSGAAPGPGTDPARDATAPASAPDRQIEAAGIRMDLQARRAWRRTRELELTRTEFELLELLVRNAEIVLDHSTIYDRIWGYDFGPGSKNLAVYVGYLRRKLDEPGAPQLIHTVRGVGYVLRED; encoded by the coding sequence GTGCCCCAGAATGTGCTGCTCGCCGAAGACGACCGCGCCATCCGACATGCCCTGGAACGTGCCCTGACGCTGGAAGGCTACGAGGTCACCGCGGTCGCCGACGGCGTCGAGGCGCTGGCGCAGGCCCACCGCACCCCGCCCGACGTCCTCGTCCTGGACGTCATGATGCCCGGCATCGACGGCCTCCAGGTCTGCCGGGTGCTGCGCGCCGAGGGCAACCGCACCCCCATCCTCATGCTCACCGCCCTCGTCGAGACCGCCGACCGCATCGCCGGGCTCGACGCGGGCGCCGACGACTACGTCCTCAAGCCCTTCGACGTCGAAGAGGTCTTCGCCCGGCTGCGCGCCCTGCTGCGCCGCACCTCCCCCGTCACCGCGGGCAGCGGCGCCGCCCCCGGACCGGGCACGGACCCGGCCCGCGACGCCACCGCCCCCGCCTCCGCCCCCGACCGGCAGATCGAGGCCGCCGGCATCCGCATGGACCTCCAGGCCCGCCGCGCCTGGCGCCGCACCCGCGAACTGGAGCTGACCCGCACCGAGTTCGAGCTGCTGGAACTGCTCGTCCGCAACGCCGAGATCGTCCTCGACCACTCCACCATCTACGACCGCATCTGGGGCTACGACTTCGGCCCCGGCTCCAAGAACCTCGCCGTGTACGTCGGCTACCTGCGCCGCAAGCTCGACGAACCCGGCGCCCCGCAGCTGATCCACACCGTGCGAGGCGTGGGTTACGTGCTGCGGGAGGACTGA
- a CDS encoding ATP-binding protein — MRGLRRPLARRRPELVSLRTTFAVSFAAVTAAVTILVGILSYSSAARLVRVDQQSVFTQVVQDVQDEVRQQEMSPADFSSSSPGHDVVRPARTDVQVLGARGEVADHGSPVLPVTAHDRSVARAGAAGKLAEHKDVRVGDDLFRIATVSLGDGRGAVQVAQEFSDTEDLLRALQQRTLILMSAVVVAAGLFGWWLARRITRRLRVLTSAAEDVARTRQLGIEVPVAGLDEVGRLGRAFDRMLGRLAQSEEDQRRLVQDAGHELRTPLTSLRTNISLLRRIDELPPATREDLVADLSQEARELTDLVNELVDLAAGQSDAEPPQRVDVADIAEDVVGLAKRRTGRDIVLRTSGDTSADGRPGMLQRAISNLVENAAKFDRDGQAPIEVVVTGLARPGMVRVEVLDRGPGIAEPDLIRIFDRFYRATDARSLPGSGLGLSIVREVALAHAGAPFASARPGGGAIIGFTLGGFHGATRGRDAALPRA, encoded by the coding sequence CTGCGCGGGCTGCGCCGGCCGCTGGCCCGACGCCGGCCCGAGCTGGTCTCGCTGCGCACCACCTTCGCCGTGTCCTTCGCGGCCGTCACCGCCGCCGTCACGATCCTCGTCGGCATCCTGTCGTACAGCTCGGCCGCCCGGCTCGTCCGCGTCGACCAGCAGTCCGTGTTCACCCAGGTCGTGCAGGACGTGCAGGACGAGGTGCGGCAGCAGGAGATGTCCCCGGCGGACTTCTCCTCCTCCAGCCCCGGCCACGACGTCGTACGGCCCGCCCGCACCGACGTCCAGGTGCTCGGCGCGCGCGGCGAGGTCGCCGACCACGGCAGCCCCGTACTGCCCGTCACCGCCCACGACCGATCCGTGGCCCGCGCCGGAGCGGCCGGGAAACTCGCCGAGCACAAGGACGTGCGGGTCGGCGACGACCTCTTCCGCATCGCCACCGTCTCCCTCGGCGACGGACGCGGGGCGGTCCAGGTCGCGCAGGAGTTCAGCGACACCGAGGACCTGCTGCGGGCGCTGCAGCAGCGGACCCTCATCCTCATGTCGGCGGTGGTCGTCGCCGCCGGGCTGTTCGGCTGGTGGCTGGCCCGGCGCATCACCCGCCGCCTGCGCGTCCTCACCTCGGCCGCCGAGGACGTCGCCCGCACCCGGCAACTGGGCATCGAGGTGCCCGTCGCCGGACTCGACGAGGTCGGCCGCCTCGGCCGCGCCTTCGACCGCATGCTCGGCCGGCTCGCCCAGTCCGAGGAGGACCAGCGGCGCCTGGTGCAGGACGCCGGCCACGAACTCCGTACGCCGCTCACCTCCCTGCGCACCAACATCTCGCTGCTGCGCCGCATCGACGAACTGCCCCCGGCGACCCGCGAGGACCTGGTCGCCGACCTCAGCCAGGAGGCCCGCGAACTCACCGACCTGGTCAACGAGCTCGTCGACCTCGCCGCCGGGCAGTCCGACGCGGAGCCGCCGCAGCGGGTGGACGTGGCCGACATCGCCGAGGACGTCGTGGGCCTCGCCAAACGCCGTACCGGACGCGACATCGTCCTGCGCACCAGCGGCGACACGAGCGCCGACGGCCGCCCCGGCATGCTGCAGCGGGCCATCTCCAACCTCGTCGAGAACGCGGCCAAGTTCGACCGCGACGGGCAGGCGCCCATCGAGGTCGTCGTCACCGGCCTCGCCCGCCCGGGCATGGTCCGCGTCGAGGTCCTCGACCGCGGCCCCGGCATCGCCGAACCCGACCTGATCCGCATCTTCGACCGCTTCTACCGGGCCACCGACGCCCGCTCCCTCCCCGGCTCCGGCCTCGGCCTCTCCATCGTCCGCGAGGTGGCCCTGGCCCACGCCGGCGCCCCCTTCGCCTCCGCCCGCCCCGGCGGCGGCGCCATCATCGGCTTCACCCTGGGCGGCTTCCACGGAGCGACCCGGGGCAGGGACGCAGCCCTGCCCCGGGCCTGA
- a CDS encoding RtcB family protein, with protein sequence MSYVEMPGARVPIRMWTDPASVEDGALRQLQNVATLPWIKGLAVMPDVHYGKGATVGSVIAMRGAVCPAAVGVDIGCGMSAVRTSLTANDLPGDLSRLRSKIEQAIPVGRGMHDDPVDPGDFHALPTAGWDDFWGRFDGVADAVKFRQGRAIRQMGTLGAGNHYIELSFDEEGAIWLTLHSGSRNIGKELAEFHIGVAQKLPHNQGLVDRDLAVFVSDTPQMAAYRNDLYWAQEYAKYNRTLMMALYKDVIRKEFKKARPTFEAEVSCHHNYVAEERYEGMDLLVTRKGAIRAGAGDLGIIPGSMGTATYIVKGLGNEKAFNSASHGAGRRMSRGAAKRRFSAKDLAEQTQGVECRKDSGVVDEIPGAYKPIEQVMDQQRDLVEVVAKLKQVVCVKG encoded by the coding sequence ATGTCGTACGTGGAGATGCCGGGCGCGCGGGTTCCGATCCGTATGTGGACCGATCCGGCGTCGGTCGAGGACGGCGCCCTGCGCCAGCTCCAGAACGTCGCCACCCTGCCCTGGATCAAGGGCCTGGCCGTCATGCCGGACGTCCACTACGGCAAGGGGGCGACGGTCGGCTCGGTCATCGCCATGCGCGGCGCGGTGTGTCCGGCCGCGGTCGGCGTGGACATCGGCTGCGGCATGTCGGCGGTGCGCACCTCCCTGACCGCCAACGACCTCCCCGGCGACCTGTCCCGACTGCGCTCGAAGATCGAGCAGGCGATCCCGGTGGGCCGCGGCATGCACGACGACCCGGTCGACCCGGGCGACTTCCACGCCCTGCCCACGGCGGGCTGGGACGACTTCTGGGGGCGGTTCGACGGGGTCGCGGACGCGGTGAAGTTCCGTCAGGGGCGTGCGATCCGGCAAATGGGGACACTTGGCGCGGGAAATCACTACATCGAACTGTCGTTCGATGAAGAGGGTGCGATCTGGCTCACGCTGCACTCCGGGTCCCGGAACATCGGCAAGGAACTGGCGGAATTCCACATCGGTGTGGCCCAGAAGCTTCCGCACAACCAGGGGCTGGTCGATCGCGATCTCGCCGTCTTCGTCTCGGACACTCCACAGATGGCCGCGTACCGGAATGACCTCTACTGGGCGCAGGAGTACGCCAAGTACAACCGCACGCTCATGATGGCGCTCTACAAGGACGTGATCCGCAAGGAGTTCAAGAAGGCCAGGCCGACCTTCGAGGCGGAGGTCAGTTGTCACCACAACTACGTCGCTGAGGAGCGCTACGAGGGAATGGACCTGCTGGTGACCCGAAAGGGCGCGATCAGGGCGGGTGCAGGTGACCTCGGCATCATCCCGGGGTCGATGGGCACGGCGACGTACATCGTGAAGGGCCTTGGCAACGAGAAGGCATTCAACTCGGCCTCCCACGGTGCCGGCCGGCGCATGAGCCGCGGCGCGGCCAAGCGGCGCTTCTCGGCGAAGGACCTGGCGGAGCAGACCCAGGGCGTGGAGTGCCGCAAGGACTCGGGCGTCGTGGACGAGATCCCGGGCGCCTACAAGCCGATCGAGCAGGTCATGGACCAACAGCGGGATCTGGTCGAGGTGGTGGCCAAGCTCAAGCAGGTGGTGTGCGTCAAGGGCTGA